CGGATCGGCATCGTGCAACGACAGCAGCAGCACCCCGTCGACGTGCTGGTTGGTCAGGTGGTGCTCGACCCGTTCCCGCTCCAGCGGCGACTGCGCCATGGCCAGCCAGAGCTGCAACGGCGTCTCCAGCAGGGCGGAGCTGATCCCCCGGACGATGCCGGCGAAGAACGGCTCGGCGAAGATCCGCTCGCCGGACTCGCTGACCACCAGGGCCACCGAGTCGGTCCGCTGGGTGACCAGTGCCCGGGCGGCGCGGTTCGGCACGTACCCCAGCTCGGCGATGGCCTGCTGGACGGCGGCCCGGGCCTCCGGACTCACCTGGGGGGAGCCGTTGACCACGCGGGAGACCGTGCCGCGGCCGACACCGGCGCGGGCGGCGACCGCGTCGAGGGTCGGGCGCCCGAGCGACCGGGTGCGCTGCGTTGTCATCGTCTGCTCCTCCGACGTCAGGCGGCCCCGGCACCTGCTTCAGCGTCGGTGCCGGGCCGCCCGTTACTGGCTGGCCGTCGCCCTATTGTGCGGCCAGACCGTTGCGTCGGATCACCTCCGCGTACCACCTGGCGCTGGACTTGGGGATACGGGTCTGGCTGTCGTAGTCGATGTAGATCATGCCGAACCGCTTGGTGTAACCCCAGGCCCACTCGAAATTATCCATCAGCGACCAGGCGAAGTATCCCCGCAGGGGGACGCCCGCGCTGATCGCCTCGTGCGAGGCGCGCAGGTGGGCCTCGAAGTAGGCCAGCCGGTCGGCGTCGTCGACCTGACCGTCGACCACCACGTCGACGAAGGCCGACCCGTTCTCCGTCACGTACAGCGGCAGGTCCGTGTACTCCTCGTGCACCCGGCGCAGCGTCTCCAGCAGACCCGGGGAGTCGATCTCCCAGCCCATGTCGGTGACCGGCACCCCCCGGGTGACGAATCGGACGTCCTCGCTACCCGGCCAGCTGGACGACGCCCGCCAGTAGGGTTCCGGCTTCTCCCCGGGCACCGGTGCGGCCACCACGTGCCGGCTGTAGTAGTTGACCCCGACCAGGTCCAGCGGCGTGGCGATGGTGGCCAGATCCCCGTCGTGGACGTGCTCGAAGTCGGTCACCTTGGCCAGGTCGGCGACCAGGTCGGCGGGGTAGCTTCCGCGCAGCAGCGGGTCGAGGAAGAACCGGTTGGCCAGCCCGTCGATGCGTCGCGCGGCGTCCACGTCACCCGGCGCGTCGGTGGCCGGGGTCACCGGGTACAGGTTGACGGTCACCCCGAGCTGCGGGCCGGGCCGGGCCGCGCGCAGCGCCTGCACGGCGAGCCCGTGCCCGAGCATCAGGTGGTGCCCGGCGCGGACCGCGTCCGCCCCGGCGCGGCGGCCGGGGGCGTGCACCCCGGAGCCGTAGCCAAGGAAGGCGGAGCACCAGGGCTCGTTGAGCGTGGTCCAGTACTTCACCCGGTCGCCCAGCGCGTCCGCCACCAGCTGGCTGTAGTCGGCGAACCGGTAAGCGGTGTCCCGAGCCGGCCAGCCACCGGCGTCCTCCAGCTCCTGGGGCAGGTCCCAGTGGTAGAGGGTGAGCCAGGGCTCGATCCCGTTGGCCAGCAGCTCGTCGACCAGCCGCCGGTAGAAGTCGAGCCCCTCGGCGTTCGCCGGGCCCGACCCGCCCGGCTGCACCCGGGGCCAGGAAACCGAGAAACGGTACGACTTCAACCCCAGCTCGGCCATCAGGCGAACGTCCTCGCCGAGCCGGTGGTAGTGGTCGCAGGCGACGTCGCCGGTGTGCCCGGCGACCGTCCGGCCCTCGGTGTGGCTGAAGGTGTCCCAGATCGACGGGGTCCGGCCGCCCTCGGCCGCCGCGCCCTCGATCTGGTACGCGGCGGTCGCCGCACCCCAGAGAAAGCCGGGTGGGAAGGTCAGCGGCGCGTCTTCGTCCAGGACGCCGACGGCGGGCGGGGTGGCGGGGTTACTCACGACTTGACTGCACCTTCCATGATCCCGCCGATGATCTGGCGGCCGAACAGAATGAAGACCAGGACCAGTGGCAGGGTGCCGACCGCCGTGGCGGCGAAGACCTGGGAGTAGTCGGTGTAGTAGGCGTACGACAGGAAGGAGAGCGAGACCTGCAGGGTCGGGTTCTCCGGGGTGAGGATCGCGTACGGCCAGAGGAACGAGTTCCAGTTCTCCATGAAGGTCAACAGACCCAGCACGCCGGCGGCCGGACGCAACGCGGGCAGCACGATGTTCCAGTAGATCCGGAAGGTGCTGGCGCCGTCGACCCGGCCGGCCTCGATCAGTTCGTCGGAGATCGCCTGGCTGGCGTACTGCCGCATCATGAACACGCCGAAGCCGGTGACCAGGAACGGCACGGTGACCGCGTAGAGGGTGCCATGCCAGTCGAGCTCCTGCATCATGCCCCAGAGCGGGATGAGGCCCATCTGGGTCGGGATCATCATGGTGACGATGATCGCCAGCAGCAGGATGTTGCGGCCCCGGAATCGCAGCTTCGCGAAGGCGAAGCCGGCCAGCGAGCCGGTGAGCACCACCGACACGGTGACCACCGAGGAGACGATGATCGAGTTCGTCAGGCCGGTGAGGAAGTTGGCCGCGTCGTTGTCGAGCACCCGCCCGAAGTTGTCGCCGAAGGCACTTCCGGGGGTGAACGGCGGCGGCACGTCGTTGATGGCGTCCAGGGTGCGGCTGCCGATCACCAGCATGTAGTAGAAGGGGTAGATCGACAACAGGGCCGCCAGGACGAGGGCCATGTAGGTCAATG
The Micromonospora sp. WMMD1082 genome window above contains:
- a CDS encoding carbohydrate ABC transporter permease; the encoded protein is MFSASQRLWRTSPLTYMALVLAALLSIYPFYYMLVIGSRTLDAINDVPPPFTPGSAFGDNFGRVLDNDAANFLTGLTNSIIVSSVVTVSVVLTGSLAGFAFAKLRFRGRNILLLAIIVTMMIPTQMGLIPLWGMMQELDWHGTLYAVTVPFLVTGFGVFMMRQYASQAISDELIEAGRVDGASTFRIYWNIVLPALRPAAGVLGLLTFMENWNSFLWPYAILTPENPTLQVSLSFLSYAYYTDYSQVFAATAVGTLPLVLVFILFGRQIIGGIMEGAVKS
- a CDS encoding GH1 family beta-glucosidase; its protein translation is MSNPATPPAVGVLDEDAPLTFPPGFLWGAATAAYQIEGAAAEGGRTPSIWDTFSHTEGRTVAGHTGDVACDHYHRLGEDVRLMAELGLKSYRFSVSWPRVQPGGSGPANAEGLDFYRRLVDELLANGIEPWLTLYHWDLPQELEDAGGWPARDTAYRFADYSQLVADALGDRVKYWTTLNEPWCSAFLGYGSGVHAPGRRAGADAVRAGHHLMLGHGLAVQALRAARPGPQLGVTVNLYPVTPATDAPGDVDAARRIDGLANRFFLDPLLRGSYPADLVADLAKVTDFEHVHDGDLATIATPLDLVGVNYYSRHVVAAPVPGEKPEPYWRASSSWPGSEDVRFVTRGVPVTDMGWEIDSPGLLETLRRVHEEYTDLPLYVTENGSAFVDVVVDGQVDDADRLAYFEAHLRASHEAISAGVPLRGYFAWSLMDNFEWAWGYTKRFGMIYIDYDSQTRIPKSSARWYAEVIRRNGLAAQ